One stretch of Hymenobacter chitinivorans DSM 11115 DNA includes these proteins:
- a CDS encoding efflux RND transporter permease subunit, with product MPLRKLSYLTLLLLALVSAVSIYFVAQLRFNYNFNDFYPAGDPDLDYYQQYSARFGNDNDYVLLGLEAPAGHSVFEPGFLTKVDSLTGFIQQRRHVVHVTSPTNATNPVVEGFGVFNVPYLHPRDPARRAPDSLLVYRTPGLVGNLIARDARSVTILFQTAPNLSKPPGDSLLAAVRTELARQGIAENEYHMAGKMVAQSVFVDRLQWELMVFMSLSVVLVTVLLWFTFRTWWGVVLPLVVVLGAILWGLGLMSACGISIDLMTALLPVMLFVVGMSDTIHIITRYVTELGYGASKKDSLLIALKESGFGSGLSALTTSIGFFTLMTSTIRPIYNFGLFTGIAVLLTFALSFTLLPAMLLLLRKPQLRIPRQEGHSWDGVLGRLFRTVLARRQLIVGLSALILIGSVASASRIRINSALLDDLSKNDPVKLDFGFFERNFAGVRPFELDLKPAPGRSIYDLQVLRETEEIENYLQKSYGLNFVASPVTIIKSVRKALNGGLLEEYRLPASEAELAGLVRKVKLFRNKPEFRALVLPDATEGRLTGRMPDVGSIRADALNAGLQQFLKQHTDPNVLQTRLTGSANLIDKNNENLTLNMITGMSIDIVMVTLIVLALFRSLRMTLVVLIPNLVPILIVAGVMGLAGVSMKVSTSIIFTIAFGIAVDDTIHFISKLKLTLLHERSLFRAVRKTYLMAGKAVIVTSLILVGGFSTLIFSSFDGTFYVGLLIGLTLLFGVVAELTLLPILILGFYKHKPKEIRQPLAVKL from the coding sequence ATGCCGCTTCGCAAACTCAGTTACCTTACCCTGCTCCTGCTGGCCCTGGTGTCGGCCGTGAGCATCTACTTCGTGGCCCAGCTGCGGTTCAACTACAATTTCAACGACTTCTATCCCGCCGGCGACCCGGACCTGGACTACTACCAGCAGTACTCGGCCCGCTTCGGCAACGACAACGACTACGTGCTGCTGGGCCTGGAAGCCCCGGCGGGCCACTCCGTGTTTGAGCCGGGCTTTTTAACCAAAGTCGATTCGCTGACGGGCTTTATCCAGCAGCGCCGGCACGTGGTGCACGTCACCTCCCCCACCAACGCCACCAACCCCGTCGTGGAAGGCTTTGGTGTGTTCAACGTGCCCTACCTGCACCCGCGGGACCCCGCCCGCCGGGCCCCGGACTCGTTGCTGGTGTACCGCACGCCGGGCCTGGTCGGCAACCTGATTGCGCGCGACGCCCGCTCGGTTACCATCCTGTTTCAGACCGCGCCCAACCTGAGCAAGCCCCCCGGCGACTCCCTGCTGGCGGCCGTGCGCACCGAGCTGGCCCGCCAGGGCATTGCCGAAAACGAGTACCACATGGCCGGCAAGATGGTGGCCCAGTCGGTGTTCGTCGATCGACTGCAGTGGGAGCTGATGGTGTTCATGAGCTTGTCGGTGGTGCTGGTCACAGTGCTCTTGTGGTTCACGTTCCGGACCTGGTGGGGCGTGGTTTTGCCGCTGGTAGTGGTGCTGGGGGCCATTTTGTGGGGCCTGGGGCTGATGAGTGCCTGCGGCATCAGCATCGATTTGATGACGGCCCTGCTGCCGGTGATGCTCTTCGTGGTGGGCATGTCCGACACGATTCACATCATCACCCGCTACGTCACCGAGCTGGGCTACGGGGCCAGCAAGAAGGACTCGTTGCTGATTGCCCTCAAGGAGTCGGGCTTCGGCTCGGGCTTGTCGGCCCTGACGACCAGCATCGGCTTTTTCACGCTGATGACCAGCACCATCCGGCCGATTTACAACTTTGGCCTCTTTACCGGCATTGCCGTGCTGCTCACCTTTGCCTTGTCATTTACGCTGCTGCCGGCCATGCTGCTGCTTTTGCGCAAGCCCCAGCTGCGCATCCCGCGCCAGGAAGGCCACAGCTGGGACGGAGTGCTGGGCCGTCTGTTTCGCACGGTGCTGGCCCGGCGCCAGCTCATTGTGGGCCTGAGCGCCCTGATTCTGATTGGCTCGGTGGCCTCGGCCTCCCGCATCCGCATCAACTCGGCTTTGCTGGATGACTTGTCGAAAAACGACCCGGTGAAGCTGGATTTCGGCTTTTTCGAGCGGAACTTCGCCGGGGTGCGGCCCTTCGAGCTGGATTTGAAGCCCGCGCCCGGCCGCAGCATCTACGACCTGCAGGTGCTGCGCGAAACCGAGGAAATCGAGAACTACCTGCAGAAATCCTACGGCCTCAACTTCGTGGCCTCGCCCGTAACCATCATCAAATCGGTGCGCAAGGCCCTGAACGGCGGGCTACTGGAGGAGTACCGCCTGCCCGCCTCCGAGGCCGAGCTGGCCGGGCTGGTGCGTAAGGTGAAGCTGTTTCGCAACAAGCCCGAGTTCCGGGCCCTGGTGCTGCCCGACGCCACCGAAGGCCGGCTCACCGGCCGCATGCCCGACGTGGGCAGCATCCGGGCCGACGCGCTGAATGCCGGGTTGCAACAATTTTTAAAGCAGCATACCGACCCCAACGTGCTCCAGACCCGCCTGACGGGCTCGGCCAACCTGATTGACAAAAACAACGAGAACCTCACGCTCAACATGATTACGGGCATGAGCATCGACATTGTGATGGTCACGCTCATCGTGCTGGCCCTGTTCCGCAGCCTGCGCATGACCCTGGTGGTGCTCATTCCCAACCTGGTCCCGATTCTGATTGTGGCCGGCGTCATGGGCCTGGCCGGCGTGAGCATGAAGGTGAGCACCAGCATCATCTTCACCATTGCCTTCGGTATTGCCGTCGACGACACGATTCACTTTATCAGCAAGCTCAAGCTCACCCTGCTGCACGAGCGGAGTTTGTTCCGGGCCGTGCGCAAAACCTACCTGATGGCCGGCAAAGCCGTTATCGTGACATCCCTAATTCTGGTTGGCGGCTTCAGCACCCTCATCTTTTCTTCCTTCGACGGCACTTTCTACGTGGGCCTGCTCATCGGCCTGACCCTGCTCTTCGGCGTAGTCGCCGAGCTCACCCTGCTGCCCATCCTGATTCTGGGGTTCTACAAGCACAAGCCCAAGGAAATTCGTCAGCCTTTGGCGGTGAAGCTGTGA
- a CDS encoding aldo/keto reductase, with the protein MANQTTTAPAKTFSLGGDLTVNRMGYGAMRITGEGIWGPPQDHAESIRVLQRAVELGINFIDTADSYGPNVSEELIAEALHPYAPGLVIGTKGGLLRTGPNQWPIDASPKHLTEALEGSLQRLKLDKIDLYQLHRVDPNVPFEQTLEFLQKAQEDGLIKHIGLSEVTVEQIQQAQRYVKVVSVQNMYSVDNRKWEAELDFCEQNGLAFIPWYPLAGGNEQALSKLTQIGQQHGVSTQQVALSWLLHRSPNILLIPGTSKVKHLEENVKAAEIQLSAEDLAALENLGS; encoded by the coding sequence ATGGCGAATCAAACCACAACCGCACCCGCTAAAACCTTTTCGCTCGGCGGCGACCTGACTGTCAACCGCATGGGCTACGGCGCCATGCGCATCACCGGCGAGGGTATCTGGGGGCCGCCCCAGGACCACGCCGAATCCATCCGGGTGCTGCAGCGCGCCGTGGAGCTGGGCATCAACTTCATCGACACGGCCGACAGCTACGGCCCCAACGTGTCGGAGGAGCTCATTGCCGAGGCCCTGCACCCCTACGCCCCGGGCCTGGTTATCGGCACCAAGGGCGGCCTGCTGCGCACCGGCCCCAACCAGTGGCCCATCGACGCCAGCCCCAAGCACCTCACAGAAGCCCTGGAAGGCAGCCTGCAGCGCCTCAAGCTCGATAAAATCGACTTATACCAGCTCCACCGCGTGGACCCGAACGTGCCGTTTGAGCAGACCCTGGAGTTCCTGCAAAAAGCCCAGGAAGACGGCCTAATCAAGCACATTGGCCTCTCGGAAGTAACGGTGGAGCAGATTCAGCAGGCCCAGCGGTACGTGAAAGTCGTGTCGGTGCAGAACATGTACAGCGTGGACAACCGCAAGTGGGAAGCCGAGCTGGACTTCTGCGAGCAAAACGGCCTGGCCTTCATTCCGTGGTACCCGCTGGCCGGCGGCAACGAGCAGGCCCTGAGCAAGCTCACCCAGATTGGCCAGCAACACGGCGTGAGCACCCAGCAGGTGGCTTTGAGCTGGCTGCTGCACCGCTCGCCCAACATCCTGCTCATTCCGGGTACCTCGAAGGTGAAGCACCTGGAAGAAAACGTGAAGGCCGCCGAAATTCAGCTCTCGGCCGAGGACCTGGCCGCCCTGGAAAACCTGGGCAGCTAG
- the eat gene encoding ethanolamine permease: MKHTAAAGSPTLKKVLGPLHLWALAVGLVISGEYFGWNYGWQVAGPVGFLVATLLITVLYVTFIFSFTELTTAIPHAGGPFAYSYRAFGPLGGFVAGYATLVEFLFAPPAIAAALGSYGHFLYPGLPVLGTALACYVVFISINLLGIKESARFSLLVTLLAVAELVLYMGLVAPHFRVRSFLAHPVPLGAAGVFAALPFAIWFYLAIEGVAMVAEEVENPRKTIPKGYIYGLGTLVLLALGVMVLTGGITDWRRLSGIDYPLPEALGIVLGRQSRWTQFFASIGLFGLVASFHGTIIGYSRQIFALARSGYLPGVLARVNPRFRTPHWALVAGGGVGAAALLTGTTAQVIILSVLGAVVMYAMSLLSLFALRRKEPRLERPFTAPFYPYFPVVALVLTMVSLGAIIYYNWLLSLIFFGGLGLMLGVYLLLGRHRQPLAEDALLAPVEAL, encoded by the coding sequence ATGAAGCATACTGCCGCTGCTGGTTCGCCCACGCTGAAAAAAGTACTCGGGCCTTTGCACCTGTGGGCCCTGGCCGTAGGGCTGGTTATTTCGGGCGAATATTTCGGCTGGAACTACGGCTGGCAGGTGGCCGGCCCGGTGGGCTTCTTGGTGGCCACCCTGCTGATAACGGTGCTCTACGTTACCTTCATTTTCAGCTTCACCGAGCTGACCACTGCCATTCCCCACGCCGGCGGGCCGTTTGCCTACTCCTACCGCGCCTTTGGGCCCCTGGGCGGCTTCGTGGCCGGCTACGCCACGCTGGTCGAGTTCTTGTTTGCCCCGCCCGCCATTGCCGCGGCCCTGGGCAGCTACGGCCACTTTCTGTACCCGGGGCTACCGGTGCTGGGCACGGCCCTGGCCTGCTACGTGGTCTTTATCAGCATTAATTTGCTCGGCATCAAGGAGTCGGCGCGCTTCTCGCTGCTGGTTACCTTGCTGGCCGTGGCCGAGCTGGTGCTGTACATGGGCCTGGTGGCGCCCCACTTCCGGGTCCGCAGCTTCCTGGCCCACCCCGTGCCGCTGGGCGCGGCGGGTGTTTTTGCGGCCCTGCCCTTTGCCATCTGGTTTTACCTGGCCATTGAGGGCGTGGCCATGGTAGCGGAGGAAGTCGAAAACCCGCGTAAAACCATTCCCAAGGGCTATATCTACGGTCTGGGCACGCTGGTGCTGCTGGCCCTGGGCGTGATGGTGCTCACCGGCGGCATCACCGACTGGCGGCGGCTCAGCGGCATCGACTACCCCTTGCCCGAGGCCCTGGGCATCGTGCTGGGCCGGCAGAGCCGGTGGACCCAGTTTTTCGCCAGCATCGGCCTTTTTGGGCTGGTAGCCTCGTTTCACGGCACCATTATCGGTTACTCCCGGCAGATTTTTGCCCTGGCCCGCAGCGGCTATTTGCCTGGCGTGCTGGCCCGGGTCAACCCGCGGTTTCGCACTCCGCACTGGGCGTTGGTGGCGGGTGGCGGGGTGGGCGCGGCGGCATTGCTGACCGGCACCACGGCCCAGGTTATCATCTTGTCGGTGCTGGGTGCGGTGGTGATGTACGCCATGAGTTTGCTCAGCTTGTTTGCCTTACGGCGGAAGGAACCCCGGCTGGAGCGGCCCTTCACGGCCCCGTTCTACCCGTATTTTCCGGTGGTGGCCCTGGTCCTGACCATGGTCAGCCTCGGCGCCATTATCTACTACAACTGGCTGCTGAGCCTGATTTTCTTTGGTGGCCTAGGACTCATGCTGGGCGTTTACCTGCTGCTGGGGCGCCACCGGCAGCCGCTTGCCGAAGACGCCCTGCTGGCCCCAGTGGAGGCGTTGTAG
- a CDS encoding ethanolamine ammonia-lyase subunit EutB yields the protein MPYQHTIRQRTYGFPDLKTLLARATPPRSGDVLAGVAAETYEERVAAQLALADVPLRQFLNEALVPYEQDEVTRLILDSHDAAAFAPISHFTVGQLRDWLLSEAADTGALQQLTPGLTPEMVAAVSKLLRNQELIAVARKCEVVTQFRNTLGLRGHLATRLQPNHPTDDTRGVAASLVDGLLYGSGDAVLGINPATDNPRAVRQLLDMLDAVREQYQIPTQTCVLSHVTTTLQLIEQGAPVDLTFQSIGGTEATNASFGVSLSLLQEAHEATLSLNRGTLGQHVMYFETGQGSALSANAHHGLDQQTCEVRAYAVARRFRPLLVNTVVGFIGPEYLYDGKQIIRAGLEDHCCGKLLGLPMGVDVCYTNHAEADQDDMDSLLTLLGVAGCSYIMGIPGADDIMLGYQSTSFHDALYLRQVLGLRPAPEFEAWLQQQGIFNERGQLLPAAPRHRLLEVGRRR from the coding sequence ATGCCCTACCAGCACACCATCCGCCAGCGGACCTACGGCTTCCCGGATTTGAAAACCCTGCTGGCCCGGGCCACGCCCCCGCGCTCGGGCGACGTGCTGGCCGGGGTGGCGGCCGAAACCTACGAGGAACGGGTGGCCGCCCAGCTTGCCCTGGCCGATGTGCCGCTCCGGCAATTTCTGAACGAGGCCCTGGTGCCCTACGAGCAGGACGAGGTAACCCGCCTGATCCTGGACTCCCACGACGCGGCGGCCTTTGCTCCCATCAGCCACTTTACCGTGGGCCAGCTGCGCGACTGGCTGCTTTCCGAGGCCGCCGACACCGGCGCGCTGCAGCAGCTGACCCCGGGCCTGACCCCGGAAATGGTGGCGGCCGTGAGCAAGCTCCTGCGCAACCAGGAGCTGATTGCCGTGGCCCGCAAGTGTGAGGTTGTTACGCAGTTTCGCAACACGCTGGGGCTGCGGGGCCACCTGGCCACCCGTCTGCAGCCCAACCACCCCACCGACGATACCCGGGGCGTGGCGGCCAGCCTGGTCGATGGCCTACTCTACGGCAGCGGCGACGCGGTGCTGGGCATCAACCCGGCTACCGACAACCCGCGCGCCGTGCGCCAGCTGCTCGATATGCTCGACGCCGTGCGCGAGCAGTACCAGATTCCGACCCAGACCTGCGTGCTGAGCCACGTCACGACCACCTTGCAGCTGATTGAGCAGGGCGCCCCGGTGGACCTCACGTTTCAGTCTATTGGGGGCACGGAGGCTACCAACGCCAGCTTCGGGGTAAGCCTGAGCCTGCTCCAGGAAGCCCACGAGGCCACGCTCAGCCTGAACCGCGGCACGCTGGGCCAGCACGTCATGTACTTCGAAACCGGGCAGGGCAGCGCCTTGTCGGCCAACGCCCACCACGGCCTCGACCAGCAGACCTGCGAAGTGCGGGCCTATGCCGTGGCCCGGCGGTTCCGGCCCCTGCTGGTCAATACCGTCGTGGGCTTTATCGGGCCCGAGTACCTCTACGACGGCAAGCAGATTATCCGGGCGGGGCTGGAAGACCACTGTTGCGGCAAGCTCCTGGGCCTGCCCATGGGCGTCGACGTGTGCTACACCAACCACGCCGAGGCCGACCAGGACGACATGGACTCGCTGCTCACCCTGCTGGGCGTGGCGGGCTGCAGCTACATTATGGGCATTCCCGGCGCCGACGACATCATGCTGGGCTACCAGTCGACCTCCTTCCACGACGCGCTGTATCTGCGGCAGGTGCTGGGTTTGCGGCCCGCCCCCGAGTTCGAGGCCTGGCTCCAGCAGCAGGGAATCTTCAACGAACGGGGCCAGCTGCTGCCCGCCGCGCCTAGGCACCGGCTGCTGGAAGTGGGTCGGCGGCGCTGA
- a CDS encoding DUF1810 domain-containing protein, whose product MALAHDLQRFLSAQATDYATALTEIRNGRKRSHWMWYIFPQLQGLGFSETARFYAIKDQQEAEAYLHHPVLGPRLVEISRTLLGLDSSDATHVFGSPDDVKLKSCMTLFATLKGADPVFKQVLDKFFQGAADAKTLLLLTQAA is encoded by the coding sequence ATGGCCCTAGCCCACGACTTACAACGCTTCCTCAGCGCCCAGGCCACCGACTATGCCACGGCCCTGACCGAAATCCGGAACGGACGCAAGCGCAGCCACTGGATGTGGTACATCTTCCCCCAGCTGCAGGGCCTGGGCTTCAGCGAAACCGCCCGGTTCTACGCTATTAAAGACCAGCAGGAAGCCGAGGCCTACCTCCACCACCCCGTGCTGGGCCCGCGCCTGGTGGAAATCAGCCGGACCCTGCTCGGCCTGGACAGCTCCGACGCCACCCACGTCTTCGGCAGCCCCGACGATGTGAAGCTCAAATCCTGCATGACCCTGTTTGCCACCCTGAAGGGTGCCGACCCGGTGTTCAAGCAGGTACTGGACAAGTTTTTCCAGGGCGCGGCCGACGCCAAAACCCTGCTGCTGCTAACCCAGGCGGCCTGA
- the eutC gene encoding ethanolamine ammonia-lyase subunit EutC: MSDLRPILPPPDPPADPWDGLRAFTAARIALGRTGSSVPLREALAFRLAHAHARDAVYSELETGRLLAALEAFQLPVVPVRSQAENRPHYLQRPDLGRVLHEDSRRALKEIAPAAADVAIILADGLSATALNQHALPLLNLLLPQLREAGFRIAPLTLAEHARVALSDEIGSRLHARLALILLGERPGLSAPDSLGAYFTYAPRPGRTDEARNCVSNIRPAGLPYEAAADKLFLLVQEALRRQLSGVALKDETGLLGQ; this comes from the coding sequence ATGTCCGACCTGCGCCCCATTCTGCCGCCTCCCGACCCGCCCGCCGACCCCTGGGACGGGCTGCGCGCCTTCACCGCGGCCCGCATTGCCCTGGGCCGCACCGGCAGCAGCGTACCCCTGCGCGAGGCCCTGGCTTTTCGGCTGGCCCACGCCCACGCCCGCGACGCAGTGTATTCGGAGCTGGAAACCGGGCGGCTTTTGGCGGCGCTGGAAGCTTTCCAGTTACCCGTAGTGCCCGTGCGCAGCCAGGCCGAAAACCGCCCCCACTACCTCCAACGCCCGGATTTGGGCCGTGTATTACACGAGGATTCCCGCCGGGCCCTCAAGGAAATAGCCCCCGCTGCCGCCGACGTAGCTATTATCCTGGCCGACGGGCTGTCGGCTACGGCCCTGAACCAGCATGCCCTGCCCCTGCTCAACCTGCTGCTGCCCCAGCTGCGGGAAGCCGGTTTCCGCATTGCGCCCCTGACCCTGGCCGAACACGCCCGCGTGGCGCTGAGCGACGAAATCGGTAGCCGGCTCCACGCCCGCCTGGCCCTGATTCTGCTGGGTGAAAGGCCCGGCCTGAGTGCCCCCGACAGCCTGGGGGCCTACTTCACTTACGCCCCCCGCCCCGGCCGCACCGACGAAGCCCGCAACTGCGTGTCCAATATCCGCCCCGCTGGCCTGCCCTACGAGGCCGCCGCCGATAAGCTGTTTTTGCTGGTGCAGGAAGCCCTGCGCCGCCAGCTCTCGGGCGTGGCCCTGAAGGACGAAACCGGCCTGCTCGGCCAGTAA
- a CDS encoding adenylate/guanylate cyclase domain-containing protein, translated as MLLTAPRRQLLFPLIRRYALQGVVWGVVYALLRFGLLHQEVGLLMRHAFIGLGVGLFVGLGEAFVIGSNFRHKSFLFLLLVRTLLYTTVAALWLLSAASLKCLFFQQLSFEAVFQQYVLHGTFILDVGASLLVCLLIIALQQISSLHGPGQLFNLVRGKYHRPQEVDRIFMFVDVKSSTTIAEELGNLQYSQFIQDFFLDLTDGIVLTKAEVYQYVGDEVVLTWPLPVGLTKAQCVRCFFLMQRSIEARKDSYLRQYGHYPRFKAGLHGGRVVATWVGEVKREIVYHGDVLNTTARIQSLCNELGQELLISEDLLTQLPPLSGVVATFVSTLNLRGRQQAISLHGLTRGLRAAEEVSTKSLSK; from the coding sequence ATGTTACTCACCGCGCCGCGCCGCCAGTTGCTTTTTCCTCTCATCCGCCGCTACGCGCTGCAAGGCGTCGTGTGGGGCGTGGTATATGCGCTCCTGCGTTTTGGTCTGTTACACCAAGAGGTGGGCTTGCTGATGCGTCATGCCTTCATCGGGCTGGGCGTTGGATTGTTCGTCGGCTTGGGTGAAGCGTTTGTCATCGGCAGCAACTTTCGCCATAAGTCGTTCCTGTTTCTGCTACTGGTTCGTACGCTGCTCTACACGACGGTAGCAGCCTTGTGGCTGTTGTCGGCAGCGAGCTTAAAATGCCTGTTCTTTCAACAGCTAAGCTTTGAGGCGGTGTTCCAGCAGTACGTGCTGCACGGCACCTTTATCCTGGATGTCGGGGCCTCGCTGCTGGTGTGCCTGCTCATTATCGCGCTGCAGCAAATCAGCTCCTTGCACGGCCCAGGACAGCTATTCAACCTGGTGCGGGGCAAGTACCACCGGCCGCAGGAAGTAGACCGTATTTTTATGTTCGTCGACGTGAAGTCCTCCACCACGATTGCCGAGGAGCTGGGCAACCTGCAATACAGCCAGTTCATTCAAGACTTCTTCCTGGATTTAACCGACGGCATTGTGCTCACCAAAGCCGAGGTCTACCAGTACGTCGGCGACGAGGTCGTACTGACGTGGCCCTTGCCGGTCGGTTTGACTAAAGCCCAGTGCGTACGGTGCTTTTTCCTCATGCAGCGCAGCATCGAGGCCCGCAAAGACAGCTACTTACGGCAGTACGGCCATTACCCACGCTTCAAGGCCGGTTTGCACGGTGGGCGCGTGGTGGCGACCTGGGTGGGCGAGGTGAAACGCGAAATCGTGTACCACGGCGACGTGCTCAACACCACGGCCCGGATTCAGAGCCTGTGCAACGAGTTGGGACAAGAGCTGCTCATCTCCGAGGACTTGCTGACCCAGTTGCCTCCTTTATCAGGCGTAGTAGCCACCTTCGTTTCTACGCTGAACTTGCGGGGCCGGCAGCAAGCCATCAGCCTGCACGGCTTGACGCGTGGGTTGCGGGCCGCGGAGGAAGTATCCACCAAGAGTCTATCCAAGTAG
- a CDS encoding NAD-dependent epimerase/dehydratase family protein, with protein MKLHTILGANGTITTQLLPVLQQHGENIRLVSRNPKPVAGTETRSADFLDAEQTRLAVDGSAIVYLLVGLEYSAKVWRRDWPVIMRNVIAACKATQAQLIFVDSLYTYGRVEGPITEATPARPVSEKGRILVEIESLLLAERRSGGVPAIIAKASDFYGPGVVEKSWSGSLVFSRLKNKQTPQWLVNARVPRTYTYTPDIGRALYVLAQHPEAFHQTWILPVASPTLTGQEFSALAAQYMQGTGKVQVLPKWVIGLLGLFVPFMKEAHEMLYQDENGYVLDSTRFNQTFGFTPTPYAEGIRATAEWFLQN; from the coding sequence ATGAAGCTCCACACCATTCTGGGTGCCAATGGCACCATAACCACGCAGCTGCTGCCGGTGCTGCAACAGCACGGCGAAAACATCCGGTTGGTATCCCGTAACCCGAAGCCGGTAGCTGGGACCGAAACCCGGTCGGCCGATTTTCTGGACGCCGAACAGACCCGGCTGGCCGTGGACGGCTCCGCCATCGTGTACCTGCTCGTGGGCCTGGAATACAGCGCCAAGGTGTGGCGGCGCGACTGGCCCGTGATTATGCGCAACGTCATTGCCGCCTGCAAAGCCACGCAGGCCCAGCTGATTTTTGTCGACAGCCTCTACACCTACGGCCGGGTGGAGGGCCCGATTACGGAAGCCACGCCGGCGCGGCCAGTGAGTGAAAAAGGCCGGATTCTGGTCGAAATCGAAAGCCTGCTGCTGGCCGAGCGCCGCAGCGGCGGCGTGCCGGCCATCATCGCCAAAGCCTCCGATTTTTACGGGCCGGGCGTGGTTGAGAAAAGCTGGTCCGGCTCGCTGGTGTTCAGCCGGCTGAAAAACAAGCAAACCCCGCAGTGGCTCGTGAATGCCCGCGTGCCGCGTACCTACACCTATACGCCCGACATCGGCCGCGCTCTGTACGTGCTGGCCCAGCACCCCGAGGCCTTCCACCAAACCTGGATATTGCCCGTGGCCTCGCCGACGCTGACCGGCCAGGAGTTCAGCGCCCTGGCGGCGCAGTACATGCAGGGCACCGGCAAGGTGCAGGTGCTGCCTAAGTGGGTAATTGGCTTGCTGGGGCTCTTCGTTCCTTTTATGAAGGAGGCGCATGAAATGCTGTACCAGGACGAAAACGGCTACGTGCTGGACTCCACGCGCTTCAACCAAACGTTCGGCTTTACGCCGACCCCTTATGCGGAAGGCATCCGGGCCACGGCGGAGTGGTTCCTGCAAAACTGA
- a CDS encoding Crp/Fnr family transcriptional regulator, translating to MLPSFPEAALRLRQHLTQFVPLSDEDWSLLVPHLRLVPLARHAVFTEQGRVATEVGFVLEGMFRQYYTKDGEERTSYFFFEDQLIGGYFSSLTGRPSLVTIEALSAGCCLTFPYAVLVDLFGQRMAWQEFGRRFAEYLAVGLEERMVSLLLLSPAERYEALLVSGNPNILARVPQHYIANFLGVTAVSLSRIRNRTSRGQ from the coding sequence ATGCTGCCGTCCTTCCCCGAAGCTGCGCTGCGCCTGCGCCAGCACCTGACCCAGTTTGTTCCCCTGAGCGACGAGGATTGGAGCCTGCTGGTGCCGCACCTGCGCCTGGTGCCCCTGGCCCGGCACGCCGTGTTTACCGAGCAGGGCCGGGTTGCTACTGAGGTGGGGTTTGTGCTCGAAGGCATGTTCCGGCAGTATTATACCAAAGACGGCGAGGAGCGCACCAGCTACTTCTTCTTCGAAGACCAGCTGATAGGCGGGTACTTCAGCAGCCTGACTGGCCGGCCTTCCTTGGTCACCATTGAGGCCCTGAGTGCGGGCTGCTGCCTGACGTTTCCCTATGCGGTGCTGGTGGACTTGTTTGGTCAGCGCATGGCCTGGCAGGAGTTCGGCCGGCGGTTTGCCGAATACCTGGCCGTGGGCCTGGAGGAGCGCATGGTGAGCCTGCTGCTGCTCAGCCCCGCCGAGCGCTACGAGGCCCTGCTGGTCAGCGGCAATCCGAATATCCTCGCGCGGGTGCCGCAGCACTACATCGCCAACTTTCTGGGCGTGACGGCCGTGAGCTTGAGCCGCATTCGCAACCGCACCTCGCGCGGGCAGTAG
- a CDS encoding TIGR01777 family oxidoreductase, translating to MNVLITGGTGLVGTRLSAVLTEAGHHVAHLSRTLAPGSPYRTFQWDPAAGTIDPAAVPFAEAVVNLAGANVGEGKWTAARKQELLASRVDGLALLHRELTKPGHRVRTVVSASAIGLYGTTGDALVTEDTVPVGHDLLADLTQAWEQAATPLAALGLRVVVPRIGVVLSLAGGALPAMAGPVKLGFGAPLGSGQQWLSWIHINDLCRLLLAMLIDEAWQGAYNAVAPNPATNTAFTTALAEVLHRPLLLPRIPAFILQLALGEQSEMVLTGKRVSAAKVLAQGFTFEFAGLREALQALYPPALIPAPQPTQTLMAGAGSARS from the coding sequence ATGAACGTCCTCATCACCGGCGGCACCGGCCTCGTCGGCACCCGCCTTTCCGCCGTGCTCACCGAAGCCGGCCACCACGTGGCCCATCTGAGCCGCACGTTGGCGCCCGGCAGCCCCTACCGCACGTTTCAGTGGGACCCCGCCGCCGGCACCATCGACCCGGCCGCCGTGCCCTTCGCCGAGGCGGTGGTGAACCTGGCCGGGGCCAACGTGGGTGAGGGCAAATGGACCGCCGCCCGCAAACAGGAGCTGCTGGCCAGCCGCGTCGACGGCCTGGCCCTGCTGCACCGCGAGCTGACCAAACCCGGGCACCGCGTCCGCACCGTCGTTTCGGCCTCGGCCATTGGCCTCTACGGCACGACCGGCGACGCGCTGGTAACGGAAGACACAGTGCCGGTCGGCCACGACCTGCTGGCCGACCTGACCCAGGCCTGGGAGCAGGCCGCCACGCCCCTCGCCGCCCTGGGCCTGCGGGTGGTCGTGCCGCGCATCGGGGTGGTGCTGAGCTTGGCGGGCGGGGCCCTGCCGGCTATGGCCGGGCCGGTAAAGCTCGGCTTTGGGGCGCCCCTGGGCAGTGGGCAGCAGTGGCTGTCCTGGATTCACATTAATGACCTGTGTCGCCTGTTGCTCGCCATGCTAATCGATGAGGCCTGGCAGGGCGCCTACAACGCGGTGGCTCCCAACCCGGCCACCAACACCGCCTTCACCACGGCCCTGGCCGAGGTGCTGCACCGCCCTCTGCTACTGCCCAGGATTCCCGCCTTCATCCTCCAGCTGGCCCTGGGCGAGCAGAGCGAAATGGTGCTGACCGGCAAACGCGTAAGTGCAGCCAAAGTACTGGCCCAGGGCTTTACCTTCGAGTTTGCCGGGCTGCGCGAGGCCTTACAGGCCTTGTACCCTCCGGCGCTTATCCCAGCCCCGCAACCCACCCAGACCTTGATGGCGGGTGCCGGAAGCGCGCGGTCCTGA